The Vibrio aphrogenes genomic interval TGGGCTTAGGTCTGATTGTTGCTGTTTATTCATTAGGTTATATGAGTAAAGGTAACAAAGAGCATCCGCATGAAGGCGATCCTCGTTATTACGCTTTTTTGTTGATTTTCATCGGGGCCATGGCGGGGCTAGTTCAATCTTCCACCATTCTTGGGCAATTGCTGTTTTTCGAAATTACCGGTGCTTGTTCTTGGTCGTTGATCAGTTATTACCAAACGCCAGTGGCTTTTCGCGCCGCATTAAAAGCGTTATTGGTTACGCACATTGCGTCATTGGGACTCTTTTTAGCGGCTGCGGTGTTATTTGTGAATGCGGGAACCTTTGAGTTAACCGCAATTGCAACGCTATCAGCGAGCGCTAAAACGATTGTCTTATTGGGTATCTTATTTGCGGCGTGGGGTAAATCGGCGCAACTACCGATGCACATGTGGTTACCAGATGCGATGAATGCACCGACCCCAGTGAGTGCGTATTTACACGCCGCCTCAATGGTGAAAGTGGGAGTTTACATTTTTGCTCGCGGAATTTTATCGGCTGGTGAAGTGCCTGAAATTGTCGGCGTGGTTGGGATTATCGGTGCGATGATCACCATGATCTACGGTTTCATGATGTATCTACCACAAAAAGACATGAAACGTTTATTGGCGTATTCCACGATTGCTCAACTGGCGTATATCTTTTTAGCGTTGTCGATGGGGGCGTTAGGCTCACACCTCGCATTAGAAAGTGGGGTGACGTATATCTTCAACCACGCATTCGCGAAGAGCTTATTCTTCTTAGTCGCAGGGGCGTTAAGTTATGCCTGTGGCACTAGGATGTTACCGGAACTCAAAGGCATTATAACTAAAGCACCTTTGCTTGGTGTTGGCTTTTGTGTGGCGGCGATGGCGATCTCTGGCGTACCGCCCTTTAACGGCTTCTTTAGTAAATTCCCACTATTGCAAGCGGGTTTCCAATTAAGTGAACAATATTGGTGGTTAACCCCAGTGTTGATTTTAGCCTTAATTGAGTCAGTCGCCACATTCGGTTGGTTGTTGTACTGGTTCGGTAAGTCTGTGATCGGTGAGCCTTCACCTGCCGTCAATAATGTTTCGCCATTACCGGTATCGATGAAACTCACGTTGATTGTTCTGATTGTGATGTCTTTGGCATCCAGTGTGATTGCCTCTGCGTGGCTAGGTTAAGGAACCTGATATGAATGATTTATTAATTAATAATTTCGCGGGTTTACTTGTGGTCACATCTTTTATGGTTGTGATTGCAAAACAAGCTCGTACGGCATCGATTTTGTATGCCATCCAATCTTTGGTCTTGGTCGGTATTTTCTGTGCCATTGCCTATCAATATGAGGCTCATGAGTTGTTTGCATGGGCGGCGACCGCGGTGGTGTCTAAGGTGATTTTATTACCGGCGATTTTGTTTATCTTTTTGGGAAAAATGCGCGATGCAGCAGCAGAAAAACCTTTGATGCATACCGCTTTGATTGCCATTTTAGTGGCAGTGATTTCGATTGGTGCTTTTTATGCAGTTGATCCTGTCAATGTTCCTTTAGTGGCGAACCTTAAACCGGCCTTAGCGGTGTCTTTAGCGCACTTTTTTATTGGTTTGCTGTGCATCGTTTCTCAACGCAATATTCTCAAACAAGTTTTTGGTTATTGCTTAATGGAGAACGGCTCGTCTTTGACCTTAGCGTTATTGGCTCACGATGCACCTCACCTAATGGAGATTGGGATCACCATTGATGCCATTTTTGCGGTGATTGTGATGGTGATTTTAGCGCGTCTGATTTACCGCCAATTAGGCACACTCGATGTGCAACAACTTACGACACTGAAGGGGTAATGACATGATGTCTTTAGATTTTGTTTTTCCATATTTAGTGGGAATCCCTTTTGTCGCAGGCTTGATAGGGTTACTGCTTTCGCTGTTTACCTCAGGTCAGCACCGGATTTCAATTGGCTTACATAGTGTGAGCATTGTTGCGACACTCTGGTTAACTTGGAGCTTGGCGGGGCAAGTTTTTACTCATGGCGCGATGTTGTCAGCGGGGGGCTGGTTATTACTCGATAGCCTATCGGCATTATTTGCTGCGGTATTAGGGCTGGTGGCCTTAATTACCGGATTGCATGCGATTGGTTATATTGGCCATGAATTGAAACATGGTGAACTGACCGCGCGCCAAGTGTCGTTATTTTATGGCTTATTTAACTTGTTCTTAGCCAGCATGTTGGTGTCATTAACCTCCAATAACATCATCATGATGTGGGTAGCAATTGAAGCAACCACGATCAGTTCAGTGTTCTTAGTCGGCCTTTATTATCAACGCTCATCGCTAGAAGCGGCTTGGAAATACATCATGCTGTGCAGCGTTGGGGTGGCATTTGGTTTATTTGGTACGGTGTTAACTTATGCCAATGGCGTCGCCAGTTTTGCACAACCAAGCCAAGCCATTTTATGGACCGCTATTCGTGATAATGCTCATTTGCTTGACCCGCGTTTAATGCAAATCAGCTTTATTTTTATCTTGATTGGTTTTGGGACCAAAACGGGATTATTCCCAATGCACACTTGGCTTCCTGACGCTCACTCCGAAGCACCAAGCCCGGTTTCTGGCTTATTATCTGCCGGTTTATTGAACTGCGCCTTATTAGTGATCATTCGTTATTTTGTGATCGATGCTCAAGTGATTGGTGAAGGCTTTACTCAGTATTTACTGATCGCGTTTGGCCTGCTATCGGTTGTCATTGCCGCGATGTTCATTTTGGTTCAACAAGATATTAAACGTTTGTTGGCCTATTCCAGTGTCGAAAACATGGGGCTGATCACTTTGGCTTTAGGTTTAGGGCCACTTGGGATCTTAGCGGCAATGTTGCATGTGATTAACCACAGTTTAGGCAAGACTCTGATGTTCTGTGGCGCTGGTAACATCATGTTGAAATACGGAACCCGTGATATCAGCGTGATTAAAGGGGTGGTACGTGTCGCACCTTGGACAGGATTGTTATTTGGTGCAGGGGCATTAGCGTTAGCCGGAGTGCCACCGTTTAACTTATTTATCAGTGAATTCATGATTGTGTGTTCTGGTATTTACGCCCAGCACCCTTGGATCACCATTGGGTTATTACTGGTGTTAACTCTAGTGTTAGCTGGTTTTACTCGTTTAGTTTCTGCCTGCGTCTTAGGCAAAGCACCAGAAGGAATGGAAAAAGGCGAAGTGAATGGTTTCACAATTTTACCTTTAGTGGTGTTGATGGTGATGATGCTGGTGATGGGCACTCATATTCCGAGTGTGGTCATTGATGGTGTGGTTCAAGCCGCTTCCGTCGTGACAGGACAAGACCCAGCGTTACTTAGCCAATCCCTTCACTTTCCTTGGCAAGGCATCACTGCCAGTGCTATTCAATAATTTAAGAGAGTCAATTTAATGGAAGCATTACACACACAAAATCCAAAACAAATTGGTAAACAGTACGTTGAAGGTGTTCGTCACTTATTCCCGTCTGCAATCTTAGATGAAGAATGGCAAACTGAAAACCAATGCACGATTACCGTGAAAATGACCTCGTTAATTGAGGTGATGAAATGGCTTTATTACGACCAAGGTGGCTGGTTAACCGTCTCTTTTGGTAATGATGAGCGCAGCATCAATGGTTACTTTGCGGTATATCATGCGTTGTCGATGGAAGGGGAAGTCAACAGCTGGTTAACGGTTAAAGTGCTGGTTGATCCGGTTGACCAAGAGTTTATTTCCATTACGCCAACGATCCCTGCAGCGGTATGGGGAGAGCGTGAAGTTCGTGATATGTATGGCTTACGCCCGGTTGGCTTGCCCGATGAGCGTCGTTTGATTTTGCCTGACGATTGGCCTGAAGACATGCACCCATTGCGTAAAGATGCCATGGATTATCGCCAACGTCCGCAACCTACAACGGAAACTGAAACTTATCCATTTGTAAATGAACGGGGTGATGACTCTAACCGCATTGTGCCGGTTGGTCCAATGCATATCACCAATGATGAACCGGGTCACTTCCGCTTGTTTGTGGATGGTGAAGACATTGTTGATGCCGACTACCGTATGTTTTACGTGCACCGTGGCATGGAAAAACTGGCAGAGACTCGCATGGGCTATAACGAGGTGGCTTTCCTCGCTGACCGTGTGTGTGGCATTTGTGGTTTTACTCACAGTGTTGGCTACATCAATACCGTTGAAAATGCCTTATCTATCCAAGTGCCAGAACGCGCCAAAATGATTCGCACCATCTTGTTAGAAGTCGAACGTTTACACAGCCACTTATTAAATATTGGCCTTTCTAGCCACTTTGTGGGGTTTGACTCTGGGTTCATGCAATTTTTCCGCCTACGTGAAAAAACCATGGAACTGGCTGAGCTTTTGACTGGCGCTCGTAAAACCTATGGGGTGAATCTGATTGGTGGTATTCGCCGAGACTTCTTAAAAGCGCAACGAGAAAAAGCGATTCAAGTCGTTCGTCAGGTTCGTAAAGAGTTTTCAGATTTGGTCGATATGCTGTTAGCGACCCCCAACATTGACAGCCGTATTGCGGGAGTTGGGATCTTAGCAAAAGACATTGCACGTGATTTTAGCCCAGTGGGCCCTTTGATTCGTGGCAGTGGTTTTAAACGGGATGTGCGCAGCGTGCATGCGCAAACAGTTGAAAGTTATGCCAGTGTACCAATGGAATTACAAACCGTGGATACCGGCGATGTTCAGGCGCGTGTTTTAGTGCGTATTCGTGAAGTCTTTGACTCATTGAACATGGTGGAATTTGGCCTGGATTACTTACCTGCTGGCGCGATTTTAACGGAAGATTTTGAATACACACCAAACAAGTTTGCGTTAGGTTTTACTGAAGCGCCTCGTGGTGAAAACGTGCATTGGAGTATGACTGGCGATAATCAAAAACTTTTCCGCTGGCGTTGCCGTGCTGCCACTTACGCGAACTGGCCAACCTTACGCTATATGCTACGTGGCAATACGGTGGCAGATGCGCCGTTGATCATTGGTAGTTTGGACCCTTGTTACTCTTGTACCGACCGCGTCACCATTGTCGATACTAAGAAAAAACGTTCAAAAACCGTGCCTTATAAAGCGATTGAACAATACAGTGTGAGCCGTAAAAACTCACCATTGAAAATGAGCTAGAGGTCAGCATGTTTAAGTTATTAAAAACCGTCTTTAAAACAGGGGATGCAACCACTAAATATCCGTTTGCACCTTTTGAAGTACAAGAGGACTTTCGAGGTAAGCCTGAGCTCAATGCCAATCAATGTATTGCTTGTGGGGCTTGTACTCGAGCTTGTCCTGCCAATGCTTTAATCATGGAAACCGATGAAACTACCGGCTTGCGTCGGTGGGAATTATCGTTAGCCCGCTGTATTTATTGTGGTCGCTGTGAAGAAGTGTGCCCAACGCATGCCATCGAGCTGTCAGAAAAGTTTGAATTGGCCGTGACTAACAAAGCCGATCTGTATGAGCAGGCTGAATTTCATTTGCATAATTGCACTTGTTGCCAACGACCTTTTGTTGCCAAAAAACTGTTGGAATATACCTTGGCAAGCCTAGAGCAATCGGGAGTAACCGGTGAGCAGCTCAAGATGCGTCGCTTACAATTGGAAACCTGTCCTGAGTGTCGTCGTAAAGCCAATATGTTAGACGGCGAAAACCTAGCCAGTCATCGTTACATTCACGTTGTCGATGTTACGGAATCATCCACCACTCAGCACACAGGAGACCAAGCATGAAAGGCATAAAGCAAATTAATGGCACTCAACATACTCAAGCTGTGCCGATGGAAGTTTCTCCTGAACATGAAAAGCTTAAAGGCGCGTTATTAAAGCAAATTAAACGTTCCGCTTATGTGTATCGTGTGGACTGTGGTGGCTGTAACGCCTGTGAAATTGAGATCTTTGCCTCAACGACGCCAGTTTATGATACTGAGCGTTTTGGGATTAAAGTGGTCGCCACTCCTCGCCATGCGGATATTTTATTGTTTACTGGTGCGGTGACTCGTGCCACTCGAGGCCCAGCATTACGAGCTTATGAGGCAGCGCCTGATCCTAAAATTGTCGTCTCTTATGGAGCTTGTGGTTGTGATGGCGGTATTTTTCATGACCTATATTGCGTGTGGAGTGGGACAGATAAAATTGTGCCTGTCGATGTGTACATTCCGGGCTGTCCTCCCACTCCTGCTGCAACCCTATATGGTTTTGCTGTCGCTTTAGGCTTATTAGAGCAAAAAATGCAGGCCAAAACG includes:
- a CDS encoding hydrogenase 4 subunit D, whose product is MEMIGLFTILVPFLGAILTLFVPKQSAKWVCQLFAALATAGTWAIAYQFFAHGGEAQSIELVKVANTLIFGLTIDKVSTLILVAVVGLGLIVAVYSLGYMSKGNKEHPHEGDPRYYAFLLIFIGAMAGLVQSSTILGQLLFFEITGACSWSLISYYQTPVAFRAALKALLVTHIASLGLFLAAAVLFVNAGTFELTAIATLSASAKTIVLLGILFAAWGKSAQLPMHMWLPDAMNAPTPVSAYLHAASMVKVGVYIFARGILSAGEVPEIVGVVGIIGAMITMIYGFMMYLPQKDMKRLLAYSTIAQLAYIFLALSMGALGSHLALESGVTYIFNHAFAKSLFFLVAGALSYACGTRMLPELKGIITKAPLLGVGFCVAAMAISGVPPFNGFFSKFPLLQAGFQLSEQYWWLTPVLILALIESVATFGWLLYWFGKSVIGEPSPAVNNVSPLPVSMKLTLIVLIVMSLASSVIASAWLG
- the hyfE gene encoding hydrogenase 4 membrane subunit; its protein translation is MNDLLINNFAGLLVVTSFMVVIAKQARTASILYAIQSLVLVGIFCAIAYQYEAHELFAWAATAVVSKVILLPAILFIFLGKMRDAAAEKPLMHTALIAILVAVISIGAFYAVDPVNVPLVANLKPALAVSLAHFFIGLLCIVSQRNILKQVFGYCLMENGSSLTLALLAHDAPHLMEIGITIDAIFAVIVMVILARLIYRQLGTLDVQQLTTLKG
- a CDS encoding hydrogenase 4 subunit F → MMSLDFVFPYLVGIPFVAGLIGLLLSLFTSGQHRISIGLHSVSIVATLWLTWSLAGQVFTHGAMLSAGGWLLLDSLSALFAAVLGLVALITGLHAIGYIGHELKHGELTARQVSLFYGLFNLFLASMLVSLTSNNIIMMWVAIEATTISSVFLVGLYYQRSSLEAAWKYIMLCSVGVAFGLFGTVLTYANGVASFAQPSQAILWTAIRDNAHLLDPRLMQISFIFILIGFGTKTGLFPMHTWLPDAHSEAPSPVSGLLSAGLLNCALLVIIRYFVIDAQVIGEGFTQYLLIAFGLLSVVIAAMFILVQQDIKRLLAYSSVENMGLITLALGLGPLGILAAMLHVINHSLGKTLMFCGAGNIMLKYGTRDISVIKGVVRVAPWTGLLFGAGALALAGVPPFNLFISEFMIVCSGIYAQHPWITIGLLLVLTLVLAGFTRLVSACVLGKAPEGMEKGEVNGFTILPLVVLMVMMLVMGTHIPSVVIDGVVQAASVVTGQDPALLSQSLHFPWQGITASAIQ
- a CDS encoding hydrogenase large subunit, whose protein sequence is MEALHTQNPKQIGKQYVEGVRHLFPSAILDEEWQTENQCTITVKMTSLIEVMKWLYYDQGGWLTVSFGNDERSINGYFAVYHALSMEGEVNSWLTVKVLVDPVDQEFISITPTIPAAVWGEREVRDMYGLRPVGLPDERRLILPDDWPEDMHPLRKDAMDYRQRPQPTTETETYPFVNERGDDSNRIVPVGPMHITNDEPGHFRLFVDGEDIVDADYRMFYVHRGMEKLAETRMGYNEVAFLADRVCGICGFTHSVGYINTVENALSIQVPERAKMIRTILLEVERLHSHLLNIGLSSHFVGFDSGFMQFFRLREKTMELAELLTGARKTYGVNLIGGIRRDFLKAQREKAIQVVRQVRKEFSDLVDMLLATPNIDSRIAGVGILAKDIARDFSPVGPLIRGSGFKRDVRSVHAQTVESYASVPMELQTVDTGDVQARVLVRIREVFDSLNMVEFGLDYLPAGAILTEDFEYTPNKFALGFTEAPRGENVHWSMTGDNQKLFRWRCRAATYANWPTLRYMLRGNTVADAPLIIGSLDPCYSCTDRVTIVDTKKKRSKTVPYKAIEQYSVSRKNSPLKMS
- a CDS encoding formate hydrogenlyase complex iron-sulfur subunit; the protein is MFKLLKTVFKTGDATTKYPFAPFEVQEDFRGKPELNANQCIACGACTRACPANALIMETDETTGLRRWELSLARCIYCGRCEEVCPTHAIELSEKFELAVTNKADLYEQAEFHLHNCTCCQRPFVAKKLLEYTLASLEQSGVTGEQLKMRRLQLETCPECRRKANMLDGENLASHRYIHVVDVTESSTTQHTGDQA
- a CDS encoding NADH-quinone oxidoreductase subunit B family protein, with protein sequence MKGIKQINGTQHTQAVPMEVSPEHEKLKGALLKQIKRSAYVYRVDCGGCNACEIEIFASTTPVYDTERFGIKVVATPRHADILLFTGAVTRATRGPALRAYEAAPDPKIVVSYGACGCDGGIFHDLYCVWSGTDKIVPVDVYIPGCPPTPAATLYGFAVALGLLEQKMQAKTHHPEQEPITLRHTGIPLDIRVMIEHEARLLAGYRHGKHISNDLMDVLANCDQTNVDANVKAYLAQKNDPRLTEIVDRLMRKVMQQLTGTDDSGVVNGGCHGCSGK